In Vibrio sp. 10N, the following proteins share a genomic window:
- the tamB gene encoding autotransporter assembly complex protein TamB, giving the protein MMSKVWQVTKWCSIGLITLILLILSTLAFALFTNAGLNSILWGVNKALPQFESGETQGALFPRFTINDVSFQDESLFIDLKAQSLTLAVDLNCLSDPRVCVNELAIQGLDFRMPEVAPSEPSPEPSEPLTKITLPIPVAIGHVNFDDIQLDILGTKVSWERFSTSLSMTGSNLTVGETMLTSPLVALPSATESAEPEIETAPPESNEPATAIELPEVLIPLFVNITGIEILDFKLDQAEPVIVDRLKLVGKAGKHDVDVSTLELEMPMVDANLSGKVTLQGGYPLDLDLGAHLKQTDFAGQKLKLHASGSVQSLDLDSEFSGLISGLLKGQVQPLDPNIPFDATISDAKANWPLSGESDYQLLIETLGAKGSLEGYQVDLLASASGKDIPDVAVDLEGSGDLEQIALSKLSIDTLGGNVAGQVMANWSAPVNWQGDINLTHIQPGLQWPEAEGDISGRIVTSGSLTDAGGWQVSVPTLDIVGILRNYPIDVKGQLDASDVSGKGEFKVDTQGLSVAHGPNQLNAKGELDQNWDMTVDINFPELAKSVPDLSGALRGKLDLKGAMQQPDIATDLRIEKVQWKQEASLESLTLVGTAKPIPIESAQADLRLNALGIQYQDQTVDSAAVTLSGTQAEHTLALDVVSKLASLNLAISGELIDKPNLIWNGELKKVHLETEQGPLDLTEPVAIKVDIDKQVANVAAHCWAQADSRLCLEKDIEAGQSGEALVTVKNFNFEQVKAYIPESMVLEGSANITAWAKWAPETSPQVRLDVALPKGTVTQNLETPLVVGWESVSVKANLADDKLDASWLVDVTDNGDLSGQVTLPDVLAEQKTIEGELNLSTFNLDFLQPLVGEFNQLKANLEAGIKIKGDAMHPELYGQFSVADLSLQGDISPIQVKSGDVDISFNGYDAILDANIQTNDGELKLAGDGNWQDLKAWRTKLRVFADELNVDVPPMVKVKVVPDMTIEANPTLAKITGSIGLPWGRILVEELPQSAVAVSSDQVLLNPDMTPVDEETAVPFNVETDVSISIGNDFTISAFGLKGGLRGKLHVSQKDQGPFVQGEINIVDGSYSSFGQDLLIEEGKILMTGPVDQPYVNITAIRNPDTTADDVKAGVKVSGLATEPKIDIFSDPTMPQANALSYLLRGQDIDGETGGNALTTTLIGLSLARSGKVVGDIGQAFGVQDLQLDTAGSGNDSQVTVSGYVLPGLQVKYGVGIFNSLGEFTVRYRIIEDFYVEAVSGLYSSVTFLYQFEVD; this is encoded by the coding sequence ATGATGTCGAAAGTTTGGCAAGTCACCAAATGGTGCTCTATTGGCCTAATTACTCTGATTTTATTGATCCTCTCCACGCTGGCGTTTGCTTTGTTTACCAATGCAGGTCTTAACAGCATTTTGTGGGGAGTGAATAAAGCCTTACCTCAATTTGAGTCGGGTGAGACGCAAGGGGCGCTGTTTCCCAGGTTCACGATTAACGATGTGAGCTTTCAAGATGAAAGCTTGTTTATTGATTTAAAGGCGCAGTCACTGACGCTCGCAGTCGATCTCAATTGCCTGTCTGACCCAAGAGTGTGCGTAAACGAGCTGGCGATTCAAGGACTGGACTTTCGTATGCCGGAGGTGGCGCCCAGTGAGCCTTCTCCAGAGCCAAGTGAGCCACTGACAAAAATAACGCTGCCTATTCCAGTGGCAATTGGTCATGTCAACTTTGACGATATCCAACTTGATATTTTAGGGACGAAGGTAAGCTGGGAGCGATTTTCTACCTCACTTTCCATGACAGGCTCTAACCTGACGGTGGGCGAGACGATGTTGACATCGCCTTTGGTTGCGCTGCCATCGGCTACGGAGTCGGCCGAGCCTGAGATTGAAACAGCACCGCCAGAAAGCAATGAGCCTGCGACAGCCATCGAGCTTCCGGAGGTGTTGATCCCGTTATTTGTCAATATTACGGGTATTGAGATCCTCGACTTTAAACTCGACCAGGCGGAGCCTGTGATTGTCGATAGACTAAAGTTAGTCGGCAAAGCAGGTAAGCATGACGTCGATGTGTCGACATTGGAGTTGGAAATGCCGATGGTGGATGCCAACCTTAGCGGTAAGGTGACGCTGCAAGGGGGCTACCCGCTCGATCTTGATTTGGGGGCGCATTTAAAACAAACCGATTTTGCCGGACAAAAGCTTAAGCTTCATGCTTCGGGGAGCGTGCAATCACTGGATCTAGATAGTGAATTTTCGGGATTGATTAGCGGGTTGCTTAAAGGACAAGTTCAGCCGTTAGATCCTAACATTCCATTTGATGCCACCATCAGTGATGCTAAAGCGAATTGGCCGCTTAGTGGTGAGTCAGATTATCAGTTATTGATAGAAACGTTGGGCGCGAAGGGGTCGTTGGAAGGGTATCAAGTCGACCTGTTGGCATCAGCGTCCGGCAAGGACATCCCAGACGTTGCCGTGGATTTGGAGGGCAGTGGAGACCTCGAACAAATCGCACTGAGCAAGCTGTCTATCGATACCTTGGGCGGCAATGTGGCTGGTCAAGTGATGGCAAATTGGTCTGCGCCAGTGAACTGGCAAGGGGATATTAATCTCACCCATATTCAGCCGGGTTTGCAGTGGCCAGAGGCAGAGGGGGATATCAGTGGCCGGATTGTGACTTCGGGTTCGTTGACGGATGCCGGTGGTTGGCAAGTTTCAGTGCCGACATTGGATATTGTCGGCATATTAAGAAACTATCCGATTGATGTTAAAGGTCAGCTCGATGCTTCCGATGTGAGCGGTAAAGGCGAGTTTAAGGTCGATACCCAAGGGCTTTCGGTTGCCCATGGTCCCAACCAACTTAATGCGAAAGGTGAGCTTGACCAAAACTGGGACATGACGGTGGATATCAATTTCCCAGAATTGGCGAAATCGGTACCGGATCTATCGGGCGCTTTGCGCGGGAAATTGGATCTGAAGGGCGCAATGCAGCAGCCTGATATTGCGACCGATCTGCGCATTGAAAAGGTACAGTGGAAACAAGAAGCCAGTCTTGAATCACTAACCTTAGTCGGTACGGCGAAACCGATACCGATTGAAAGTGCTCAGGCCGATCTGCGATTAAATGCGCTTGGTATTCAGTATCAAGATCAAACGGTTGATTCCGCAGCGGTCACCCTGTCAGGCACTCAAGCTGAGCATACCTTGGCCTTGGATGTGGTGTCCAAACTCGCATCGCTAAATTTAGCGATTAGTGGTGAGCTTATCGATAAACCGAATCTCATTTGGAATGGTGAGCTGAAAAAGGTGCACCTTGAGACTGAGCAAGGGCCGTTGGATCTCACTGAACCAGTGGCTATCAAAGTGGACATCGATAAGCAGGTAGCCAACGTCGCTGCGCACTGTTGGGCGCAGGCAGATTCTCGATTGTGTTTAGAAAAGGACATTGAAGCGGGACAGTCAGGCGAAGCGCTGGTGACGGTGAAGAACTTCAATTTTGAGCAGGTTAAAGCTTATATCCCAGAGAGCATGGTACTAGAGGGCAGTGCGAATATTACGGCTTGGGCGAAATGGGCCCCTGAGACGTCGCCGCAAGTGAGGTTAGATGTAGCACTGCCAAAAGGGACGGTGACTCAGAACCTAGAAACTCCTTTAGTCGTTGGCTGGGAATCAGTGAGTGTCAAAGCAAACCTTGCCGATGATAAGCTCGATGCCAGCTGGTTGGTGGATGTGACGGACAATGGTGATCTTTCTGGTCAAGTGACGCTGCCGGATGTGCTGGCTGAACAAAAGACGATTGAAGGAGAGCTTAATCTGTCGACGTTTAATCTGGACTTCTTGCAACCGCTGGTGGGGGAGTTCAATCAGCTAAAAGCCAATTTAGAGGCCGGTATCAAGATCAAAGGGGATGCAATGCATCCTGAGCTCTATGGCCAATTCTCAGTGGCGGATCTGTCCTTGCAAGGGGATATCTCACCGATCCAGGTTAAGTCGGGTGATGTGGATATCTCGTTTAACGGTTACGATGCGATCCTTGATGCGAACATCCAAACTAACGATGGCGAACTCAAACTGGCTGGTGACGGCAATTGGCAAGATCTCAAAGCATGGCGAACGAAGCTACGGGTGTTCGCCGATGAGTTAAATGTGGATGTGCCACCGATGGTGAAAGTCAAGGTGGTACCGGATATGACCATTGAAGCCAACCCGACATTGGCGAAGATCACCGGCTCCATCGGTTTGCCTTGGGGGCGGATATTAGTTGAGGAATTGCCACAAAGTGCGGTCGCGGTCTCGAGCGATCAAGTGCTGCTGAATCCAGACATGACGCCCGTCGACGAAGAGACGGCTGTGCCATTTAACGTTGAGACTGATGTGTCGATCTCTATTGGTAACGACTTTACGATTTCGGCATTTGGCCTTAAAGGCGGGCTGCGCGGTAAACTGCACGTGTCTCAAAAAGACCAAGGTCCATTTGTTCAGGGTGAAATTAATATCGTTGACGGCTCATACAGCTCATTTGGTCAGGACTTGTTGATTGAAGAAGGTAAGATCTTGATGACAGGGCCGGTTGATCAGCCGTATGTCAACATCACCGCGATCCGTAATCCTGATACCACAGCGGATGATGTCAAGGCTGGGGTGAAAGTCTCCGGGCTTGCGACAGAGCCTAAGATAGATATTTTCTCCGATCCGACCATGCCTCAGGCAAATGCGCTTTCTTACCTATTGCGAGGCCAAGATATTGATGGTGAAACCGGTGGCAATGCACTGACGACCACTCTGATTGGATTGAGTCTTGCCCGAAGCGGTAAAGTCGTAGGCGATATTGGTCAAGCCTTTGGTGTCCAAGATCTGCAGCTTGATACAGCAGGCTCTGGAAATGACTCACAAGTGACGGTGAGTGGGTACGTGTTACCTGGTCTGCAAGTTAAATACGGTGTGGGTATCTTTAACTCACTGGGCGAATTTACCGTGCGCTATCGTATTATTGAGGATTTCTATGTTGAAGCGGTTTCTGGTCTTTATAGCTCAGTGACCTTCCTGTATCAGTTTGAAGTGGACTGA
- a CDS encoding DUF2799 domain-containing protein: MFKRVLIASAFVALSGCVQLTPPTDESAQSWQDFGYQWAMKGYIIESQSDLVKKSPKLSADQFAQYQVGYATGKSEYCLQEPFVLGYDRKIYYGICNDVDRRFNEEYWRGKNARNRN, translated from the coding sequence ATGTTTAAAAGAGTGCTTATAGCCAGCGCGTTCGTTGCATTGTCGGGGTGCGTGCAACTCACTCCACCAACGGATGAGAGTGCTCAAAGTTGGCAAGATTTTGGTTATCAATGGGCGATGAAAGGCTACATTATTGAGAGCCAGTCGGATTTAGTCAAAAAATCCCCCAAGCTATCTGCTGATCAGTTCGCTCAGTATCAAGTGGGCTATGCGACAGGCAAATCAGAGTACTGTCTGCAAGAGCCGTTTGTGCTTGGCTATGATCGCAAGATCTATTATGGGATTTGTAATGATGTCGACCGCCGCTTTAATGAAGAGTATTGGCGCGGTAAGAATGCTCGCAATCGCAATTAG
- a CDS encoding DUF2799 domain-containing protein has translation MKIVWVSLVAVTLVACAQNSGPNNQSQQDWFQFGEQQALVGYEKQSDTELKQASQVTVSAELYQAYSEGYQQGRSEYCQQDPRILGKKGEMYRGICDDIRPTFRTWYNNGKASRSSY, from the coding sequence ATGAAAATAGTATGGGTTTCATTGGTTGCTGTAACACTGGTGGCGTGCGCTCAAAACAGTGGGCCAAACAATCAGTCACAACAAGACTGGTTTCAATTCGGCGAGCAGCAAGCACTCGTCGGATACGAGAAGCAAAGCGATACTGAGCTCAAACAGGCATCGCAAGTTACGGTCAGCGCGGAGCTTTATCAAGCGTATTCAGAAGGGTACCAACAAGGTCGCAGTGAGTACTGTCAACAAGATCCGAGAATTTTGGGCAAGAAAGGGGAGATGTATCGTGGCATTTGTGATGACATCCGCCCAACCTTTCGAACGTGGTACAACAATGGCAAGGCGTCACGCAGTAGTTACTAA
- the ppa gene encoding inorganic diphosphatase, producing the protein MSLNNVPAGKSLPDDIYVVIEIPANADPIKYEVDKDSGAVFVDRFMSAPMFYPCNYGYVNHTLSLDGDPVDVLVPTPYPLMPGSVIRCRPVGVLKMTDESGEDAKVFAVPHSKLSKEYDHIQNVDDIPELLKAQITQFFERYKELEAGKWVKVDGWADAQAARDEIQSSYERAQGK; encoded by the coding sequence ATGAGCTTAAACAATGTGCCTGCGGGTAAGTCACTCCCAGATGACATCTATGTCGTGATTGAAATCCCAGCAAACGCCGATCCCATCAAGTACGAAGTCGATAAAGACTCTGGCGCCGTATTCGTTGACCGTTTTATGTCAGCCCCAATGTTCTACCCATGTAACTATGGTTATGTAAATCACACCCTATCACTTGACGGGGATCCAGTGGATGTACTGGTTCCAACACCGTATCCATTGATGCCAGGCTCTGTGATCCGTTGCCGCCCAGTTGGCGTGCTAAAAATGACCGATGAATCTGGCGAAGATGCCAAGGTCTTCGCTGTTCCGCACAGCAAGCTGAGCAAAGAGTACGACCACATCCAAAACGTCGATGACATTCCTGAGCTTCTCAAAGCACAGATCACTCAATTCTTTGAGCGTTATAAAGAGTTAGAAGCGGGCAAATGGGTGAAAGTCGACGGCTGGGCAGACGCACAAGCCGCACGTGACGAGATCCAATCTTCGTATGAGCGAGCTCAAGGTAAGTAA
- the fbp gene encoding class 1 fructose-bisphosphatase — protein MSDMRTLGEFIVEKQHDFPHASGDLSSLLSSIRLAAKIVNREINKAGLVDITGAVGTDNVQGEAQQKLDVYANDKFKAALEARDQVCGVASEEEDEAVAFNKELNKNAKYVVLMDPLDGSSNIDVNVSVGTIFSIYRRISPVGTPPTQEDFLQPGNKQVAAGYVVYGSSTMLVYTTGKGVNGFTYDPSIGSFCLSHENMMIPDDGTIYSINEGNYIRFPMGVKKYIKYCQENVPEEKRPYTSRYIGSLVSDFHRNLLKGGIYLYPSTQSHPSGKLRLLYECNPMAFIMEQAGGVASDGTQRIMDIKPTELHQRVPFFVGSKNMVKKVESFLEEYQDQ, from the coding sequence ATGTCTGATATGCGCACCCTTGGCGAATTCATTGTTGAGAAGCAACATGATTTCCCCCACGCTAGCGGTGATCTCTCCTCTCTTTTGTCCTCGATTCGACTTGCTGCAAAAATTGTAAACCGAGAAATCAACAAAGCCGGTCTTGTTGATATCACAGGTGCTGTTGGTACAGACAATGTTCAAGGTGAAGCTCAGCAAAAGCTCGACGTCTATGCGAACGATAAGTTCAAAGCTGCGCTAGAAGCACGTGACCAAGTTTGTGGTGTCGCGAGTGAAGAAGAAGATGAAGCAGTCGCGTTCAATAAAGAGCTCAATAAGAACGCCAAATATGTCGTGTTGATGGACCCATTGGATGGTTCGTCAAACATCGATGTTAACGTATCGGTTGGTACTATCTTCTCGATTTACCGCCGTATCTCGCCAGTAGGCACGCCTCCAACTCAAGAGGACTTCCTACAACCTGGTAATAAGCAAGTCGCTGCGGGTTATGTGGTCTACGGCTCGTCAACCATGTTGGTCTACACAACGGGTAAAGGCGTGAACGGCTTCACTTACGATCCTTCTATCGGTAGCTTCTGTCTTTCACACGAAAACATGATGATTCCTGATGATGGAACTATCTATTCCATCAACGAAGGTAACTACATCCGTTTCCCTATGGGTGTGAAGAAGTACATCAAGTACTGCCAAGAAAATGTGCCTGAAGAAAAGCGTCCATACACTTCACGCTACATCGGTTCATTAGTATCGGACTTCCACCGTAACCTGCTAAAAGGCGGTATTTATTTATACCCAAGCACGCAGAGTCACCCAAGCGGTAAACTGCGTCTTCTGTATGAATGCAACCCGATGGCGTTCATCATGGAGCAAGCTGGCGGGGTTGCCTCCGATGGCACACAGCGCATTATGGATATAAAACCAACGGAGCTGCATCAACGCGTGCCATTCTTTGTTGGTTCCAAGAACATGGTGAAAAAGGTCGAATCCTTCCTCGAAGAGTACCAAGACCAATAA